A genomic window from Macaca mulatta isolate MMU2019108-1 chromosome 19, T2T-MMU8v2.0, whole genome shotgun sequence includes:
- the CD177 gene encoding CD177 antigen isoform X2: MSPVLLLALLGVTFPLPGVQELLCQFGTLKEVWNVSQLPVHWTPKEISCDSGLGCQDTLVLIESGPQVSLVLSKGCTEAKDREPRVTEHRMGPGLSVLSYTYVCRHKDFCNNLVTTAPLWTPQPPADPGSLRCPVCLSMEGCPEGTTEEMCPKGTTHCYNGLLRLRGGGIFSNLRVQGCLPQPGCNLLNGTQEIGPVRMTENCNTKDFLTCHRGNSLQKGDNLAQVPIGWTVSNTVMCEAGQVCQETLLLIDVGRTSTLVWSKGCSAVGAQNSQKTSIHSAPPGVLVASYAHFCSSDLCNGASSSSVLLNSLPPQGAPEPGDQQCLTCVQPLATCSSDSPVKTCPRGTTHCYDGYISLSGGGVTTTMGIQGCVAQPSSSLLNHTRQIGIFSVREKGEEEPPAPHSERGGAGGLESLTWGVGLALALALWWGALCPSC, translated from the exons ATGAGCCCGGTGTTACTGCTGGCCCTCCTGGGGGTCACCTTCCCACTGCCAG GAGTGCAGGAACTGCTCTGCCAGTTTGGGACACTTAAGGAGGTGTGGAATGTGTCCCAGCTACCCGTGCACTGGACCCCTAAGGAGATCAGCTGTGACAGCGGCTTGGGGTGCCAGGACACGTTGGTGCTCATTGAGAGCG GACCCCAAGTGAGCTTGGTGCTCTCCAAGGGCTGCACCGAGGCCAAGGACCGGGAGCCCCGCGTCACTGAGCACCGGATGGGCCCCGGCCTCTCCGTGCTCTCCTACACCTATGTGTGCCGCCACAAGGACTTCTGCAACAACCTAGTGACCACTGCCCCGCTTTGGACCCCGCAGCCCCCAGCAG ACCCAGGATCCTTGAGGTGCCCAGTCTGCTTGTCTATGGAAGGCTGTCCGGAGGGGACGACAGAAGAGATGTGCCCCAAGGGGACCACGCACTGTTATAATGGCCTCCTCAGGCTCAGGGGAG GAGGCATCTTCTCCAATCTGAGAGTCCAGGGATGCTTGCCCCAGCCAGGTTGCAACCTGCTCAACGGGACACAGGAAATTGGGCCCGTGCGCATGACTGAGAACTGCAATACGAAAG ATTTTCTGACCTGCCATCGGGGGAACTCTTTGCAGAAGGGTGATAACTTGGCTCAAGTACCCATTGGATGGACCGTGTCTAATACCGTGATGTGCGAGGCGGGCCAGGTGTGTCAGGAGACGCTGCTGCTCATAGATGTAG GACGCACATCGACCCTGGTGTGGAGCAAAGGCTGCAGCGCTGTTGGGGCTCAAAATTCCCAGAAGACCTCCATCCACTCAGCCCCTCCTGGGGTGCTCGTGGCCTCCTATGCCCACTTCTGCTCCTCAGACCTGTGCAATGGTGCCAGCAGCAGCAGCGTCCTGCTGAACTCCCTCCCTCCTCAAG GTGCCCCTGAGCCAGGAGACCAGCAGTGTCTTACCTGTGTGCAGCCCTTGGCAACCTGCTCAAGTGACTCCCCAGTAAAGACCTGCCCCAGGGGCACCACTCATTGTTATGATGGGTACATTAGTCTCTCAGGAG GTGGGGTAACCACCACAATGGGCATTCAGGGCTGTGTGGCCCAACCTTCCAGCTCCTTGTTGAACCACACCAGACAAATCGGGATCTTCTCTGTGCGTGAGAAGGGTGAAGAGGAGCCTCCTGCCCCTCATTCTGagagaggtggggctgggggcctggagtCTCTCACTTGGGGGGTGGGGCTGGCACTGGCCCTGGCGCTTTGGTGGGGGGCTCTTTGCCCTTCCTGCTAA
- the CD177 gene encoding CD177 antigen isoform X1, producing MSPVLLLALLGVTFPLPGVQELLCQFGTLKEVWNVSQLPVHWTPKEISCDSGLGCQDTLVLIESGPQVSLVLSKGCTEAKDREPRVTEHRMGPGLSVLSYTYVCRHKDFCNNLVTTAPLWTPQPPAGACPRVGGEGGAVRRGSDPGSLRCPVCLSMEGCPEGTTEEMCPKGTTHCYNGLLRLRGGGIFSNLRVQGCLPQPGCNLLNGTQEIGPVRMTENCNTKDFLTCHRGNSLQKGDNLAQVPIGWTVSNTVMCEAGQVCQETLLLIDVGRTSTLVWSKGCSAVGAQNSQKTSIHSAPPGVLVASYAHFCSSDLCNGASSSSVLLNSLPPQGAPEPGDQQCLTCVQPLATCSSDSPVKTCPRGTTHCYDGYISLSGGGVTTTMGIQGCVAQPSSSLLNHTRQIGIFSVREKGEEEPPAPHSERGGAGGLESLTWGVGLALALALWWGALCPSC from the exons ATGAGCCCGGTGTTACTGCTGGCCCTCCTGGGGGTCACCTTCCCACTGCCAG GAGTGCAGGAACTGCTCTGCCAGTTTGGGACACTTAAGGAGGTGTGGAATGTGTCCCAGCTACCCGTGCACTGGACCCCTAAGGAGATCAGCTGTGACAGCGGCTTGGGGTGCCAGGACACGTTGGTGCTCATTGAGAGCG GACCCCAAGTGAGCTTGGTGCTCTCCAAGGGCTGCACCGAGGCCAAGGACCGGGAGCCCCGCGTCACTGAGCACCGGATGGGCCCCGGCCTCTCCGTGCTCTCCTACACCTATGTGTGCCGCCACAAGGACTTCTGCAACAACCTAGTGACCACTGCCCCGCTTTGGACCCCGCAGCCCCCAGCAGGTGCCTGCCCGAGGGTcggaggagagggaggggctgTCAGGAGAGGTTCCG ACCCAGGATCCTTGAGGTGCCCAGTCTGCTTGTCTATGGAAGGCTGTCCGGAGGGGACGACAGAAGAGATGTGCCCCAAGGGGACCACGCACTGTTATAATGGCCTCCTCAGGCTCAGGGGAG GAGGCATCTTCTCCAATCTGAGAGTCCAGGGATGCTTGCCCCAGCCAGGTTGCAACCTGCTCAACGGGACACAGGAAATTGGGCCCGTGCGCATGACTGAGAACTGCAATACGAAAG ATTTTCTGACCTGCCATCGGGGGAACTCTTTGCAGAAGGGTGATAACTTGGCTCAAGTACCCATTGGATGGACCGTGTCTAATACCGTGATGTGCGAGGCGGGCCAGGTGTGTCAGGAGACGCTGCTGCTCATAGATGTAG GACGCACATCGACCCTGGTGTGGAGCAAAGGCTGCAGCGCTGTTGGGGCTCAAAATTCCCAGAAGACCTCCATCCACTCAGCCCCTCCTGGGGTGCTCGTGGCCTCCTATGCCCACTTCTGCTCCTCAGACCTGTGCAATGGTGCCAGCAGCAGCAGCGTCCTGCTGAACTCCCTCCCTCCTCAAG GTGCCCCTGAGCCAGGAGACCAGCAGTGTCTTACCTGTGTGCAGCCCTTGGCAACCTGCTCAAGTGACTCCCCAGTAAAGACCTGCCCCAGGGGCACCACTCATTGTTATGATGGGTACATTAGTCTCTCAGGAG GTGGGGTAACCACCACAATGGGCATTCAGGGCTGTGTGGCCCAACCTTCCAGCTCCTTGTTGAACCACACCAGACAAATCGGGATCTTCTCTGTGCGTGAGAAGGGTGAAGAGGAGCCTCCTGCCCCTCATTCTGagagaggtggggctgggggcctggagtCTCTCACTTGGGGGGTGGGGCTGGCACTGGCCCTGGCGCTTTGGTGGGGGGCTCTTTGCCCTTCCTGCTAA
- the LOC144337561 gene encoding CD177 antigen-like, translating into MSPVLLLVLLGVTFPLPGVQALLCQFGTGYDVWNVSQLPLHWTPKEISCDSGLGCQDTMVLIESGPQVGFVLSKGCTEAKDQEPRVTEHRMGPGLSVLSYTYVCRHKDFCNNLVTTAPLWTPQPPADPGSLRCPVCLSMEGCPEGTTEEMCPKGTTHCYNGLLRLRGGGIFSNLRVQGCLPQPGCNLLNGTQEIGPVRMTENCNTKGHRSLSATLTSPCPAHGAGVPQQPCLHRREHQRENQGHFRCDRESKS; encoded by the exons ATGAGCCCGGTGTTACTGCTGGTCCTCCTGGGGGTCACCTTCCCACTGCCAG GAGTGCAGGCGCTGCTCTGCCAGTTTGGGACAGGTTACGACGTGTGGAATGTGTCCCAGTTGCCCCTGCACTGGACCCCTAAGGAGATCAGCTGTGACAGCGGCTTGGGGTGCCAGGACACCATGGTGCTCATTGAGAGCG GACCCCAAGTGGGCTTCGTGCTCTCCAAGGGCTGCACAGAGGCCAAGGACCAGGAGCCCCGCGTCACTGAGCACCGGATGGGCCCCGGCCTCTCCGTGCTCTCCTACACCTATGTGTGCCGCCACAAGGACTTCTGCAACAACCTAGTCACCACTGCCCCGCTCTGGACCCCGCAGCCCCCAGCAG ACCCAGGATCCTTGAGGTGCCCAGTCTGCTTGTCTATGGAAGGCTGTCCGGAGGGGACGACAGAAGAGATGTGCCCCAAGGGGACCACGCACTGTTATAATGGCCTCCTCAGGCTCAGGGGAG GAGGCATCTTCTCCAATCTGAGAGTCCAGGGATGCTTGCCCCAGCCAGGTTGCAACCTGCTCAACGGGACACAGGAAATTGGGCCCGTGCGCATGACTGAGAACTGCAATACGAAAG GCCACCGTAGCCTCTCTGCCACCCTCACCAGCCCCTGTCCTGCCCATGGTGCTGGAGTGCCGCAGCAGCCTTGCCTGCACAGGAGAGAACATCAGAGAGAAAATCAAGGGCACTTCAGGTGTGACAGAGAAAGCAAGAGTTAA